The DNA window GATCACCCCCCAATTCTCTCAGACCGCATCACGCCACCGTTCGCCCGTATCACTGGCTGATACACGCCCCGGATGTCACAGGCCCCCGATAGCTTTGATCACAGACGCTTGCAGGCATGCGGGTGACAGCGGAGGGGGGCCGCCATGACCGAGGCACGCGCGGGCGAGGAACCGGCGGATCTCACCGCTGCCGAGCGCCGCATGTGGGAGGCGTACCGCACGGGCAGCGTCTGCGATCTGACGGTCCGCGCCGTCGACCGGGACGATCCGCACGCCGAGCACGTCTGGGGCCCCGAGCGCAGCGTCCGCGCCGAGGTGGTGGCCCTGCTCCTGCTGCACGGGCCGTCTCCGGTGCCGGGCCGGGTGGCCTCGCTCAAACTGCGGGGCGTACGGATCACGGGGCGCCTGGACCTGTCCGGGGGCACGGTCGGGCCGTACGTGGAGCTGCAGTCCTGCCGCTTCGACAGCGAGATCCAGGCGTCCGAGACCCGCTTCGGCACGCTGCGGCTGGTCAACTGCGCGATCCCCCGGCTGGAGGCGGCCCGCCTGCACACCGAGGGCGATCTGCACCTGCCGCGCTGCCGGGTGGCCCGGGGCATCCGGCTGACCGACGCGCAGATAGGCACCGACCTGCTGGTCAGCCAGGCGGTGGTGCAGCGGGACACCAAGGGCCGGGCGATCAGCGCCGACGGGATGTCGGTGGCGCAGGACTTCCAGGGCGAGCTGCTGGAGACGTACGGGGAGGTGAGCCTGCGCGGCGCGACGGTCGGCGTGTCGATGAACCTGCGCGGGGCCCGCCTGCGCAATCCGTACGGGAAGTACGCGCTGAACGCCCCGCAGCTGACCGTCGAGCGGACCTTGTACCTGACCTCGATCGCGCTGGACTACGTCCCCGGCTCGAACTCCTCCACGCCTCCGTACGGGCTGGGGCTGACGCCGGCGCGGGGGCAGCGCGCGCAGCGCTTCGAGTGCCGGGGCGGGATGCGGCTGGACGACGGCCGCTTCGGGGACGCCATCGACTTCTTCGGGGCCCGCTTCGTGCTCACGGAGGAGCAGGAGATCTCCCTGCGCAGGATCCAGACCCCCGAATTCCGCTTCGTGGGCGAGCGGCTGGAGCGCGGGCGCGTCGTGGTGTCGGGGGCGAAGGTGGTCAAGCTCGTCGACACCTCCACCAGCTGGCCGGGCCCGGGCGGGGTGTCCATCCAGGGGTTCGTCTACGAGACCCTCGCCCCCCGGGGCCACTTCCCGCTGGCCCGGCGGCTCGAGTGGGTGGAGGCGGCGACCCCCGAGTACTCGCCGGAGCCGTACGAGCGCCTGGCGGCCGTGCTGCGGGCCAGTGGCGAGGACGCGGACGCCCGCCAGGTGCTGCTGGCCAAGCAGCGGCGCCGCCGGGGGACCCTGCCGCCCGCGGCCAAGGCCTGGGGCTACCTCCAGGACTGGACGGTGGTCTACGGCTACCGCCCGGGCCGGGCAGCGCTGTGGATGGCGGTCCTGTGGGCGGCGGGCGCGCTGCTGTTCTCCCGGCACCGACCGCCGCCGATCAAGGAGAACGAGCACCCCGAGTGGGATGCCGCCCTGTACGCCCTGGACCTGCTGCTCCCGGTGATCGACCTCGGCCAGCAGGCCCAGTGGAAGGTGGACGGCGGCTGGCAGTGGGGAGCGGCCGCGCTGATCCTCCTGGGGTGGATCCTGGCCACGACGGTGGCGGCGGGCGCGTCGCGCGTGCTGAGGCGAGGGTGACGGCGCCGGCCCGGCGGCCACTACCCTGTGCCTCGTGACCACCGTTCGCCTGCCCCTCTTCCCGCTGAACTCGGTGCTGTTCCCGGGACTCGTCCTCCCGCTGAACATCTTCGAGGAGCGTTATCGCGCCATGATGCGCGAGCTGCTGAAGACGAGCGAGGACGAGCCGCGCCGTTTCGCGGTCGTCGCCATCCGCGACGGCCGCGAGGTCGCGCCGACCGCGCCCGGCCTGCCCGACCAGACTGCCCTGCCCGAGCGCGGCCCGGCCGCCGGCTTCGGCGCGGACCCGGTGCAGGCCTTCCACCGGGTGGGCTGCATCGCGGACGCGGCGACGATCCGCGAGCGGGAGGACGGCAGCTTCGAGGTCCTCGCGACCGGCACGTCGCGGGTCCGGCTGCTGTCGGTCGACTCCTCGGGCCCCTTCCTCACGGCGGAGCTGGAGGAGCTCCCGGAGGACGCGGGCGAGGGGGCGGGCGCCCTGGCGGAGGGGGTGCTGCGGGCGTTCCGGAACTACCAGAAGCGGCTGGCGGGGGCCCGTGAGCGGTCCCTGACGGGCGCGGAGCTCCCCGACGATCCCTCGGTGGTCTCGTACCTGGTGGCAGCGGCGGCGGTCCTGGACGTCCCGGCGAAGCAGCGGCTGCTCCAGGCCCCGGACACGGCGACGCGGCTGGCGGAGGAGCTGAAGCTGCTGCGCGCGGAGACGGCCGTGCTCCGCCACCTGCCCTCGCTGCCGGCGGTGGACCTGACCCGCACCCCGACCAGCCCGAACTGAACCGACTGGACCGACTGGACCCGATGGCGAAGAAATCCAAGCAGGCGACGGCCGGGACCCCGGCGATCGCGGCCCTCACGGCGGCGGGCGTCGCCTTCACGACCCACGCGTACGAGCACGACCCGGCGCATCCCTCCTACGGCGAGGAGGCGGCGCAGGCGCTCGGCGTCTCGCCGGCGCAGGTCTTCAAGACCCTGGTCGCGGACGTGGACGGGGCCTTGACGGTGGCGGTGGTCCCGGTGTCGGGATCGCTGGACCTGAAGGCGCTGGCGGCGGCGGTGGGCGGTAAGCGGGCGGCGATGGCCGATCCCGTGCTGGCGGAACGCACCACGGGCTACGTGCGGGGCGGCATCTCGCCGCTGGGGCAGCGGCGGCCCCTGCGCACCGTCCTCGACGCCTCGGCCGCGGCGCACGCGACCATCTGCTGCTCGGCGGGCCGCCGGGGCCTGGAGATCGAACTCTCCCCCACGGACCTCACCACCCTGACGAACGCCACGGTGGCCCCGATCGCCCGCCCGTAGCCCCCGGCGGAACGCTGCCCGGGCTCCGCGGACTCCGCCGCACAGGCTTCGCGGGCACCGCCCACACCCGCGCCTCAATCGCCGGCGGGGCTGGTTTCGGCCACCCTCCGCCGGCACGTGCCGCCCGGGGGGCTATGACCCGCACGGCAATGCGTACGACGGCCGGATCCAGCCCCGCCGGCGATTGAGGCGCGGGGACCGGGGCGGAGCCCCGAGCTTTGACGCGCGCACGCAGACGCACGGGACCCCAGCCCCGCCGGCGAGAGGCACGGCAAAGCAGAGGTTCGGTCAGGAAAGGGGCTGCGGGGGGTGGCCCGTCCAGCCGGGGGGGGGGCCCGGGTCCGGGTCGCGGGGGGACCACAGGGCCGTGAGGGCCAGGTGGACCAGCACCGCGGCCATCGGCCAGACCAGCAGCGCCCCGTGCGCCAGCAACTCCAGCGGCGCA is part of the Streptomyces subrutilus genome and encodes:
- a CDS encoding oxidoreductase — its product is MTEARAGEEPADLTAAERRMWEAYRTGSVCDLTVRAVDRDDPHAEHVWGPERSVRAEVVALLLLHGPSPVPGRVASLKLRGVRITGRLDLSGGTVGPYVELQSCRFDSEIQASETRFGTLRLVNCAIPRLEAARLHTEGDLHLPRCRVARGIRLTDAQIGTDLLVSQAVVQRDTKGRAISADGMSVAQDFQGELLETYGEVSLRGATVGVSMNLRGARLRNPYGKYALNAPQLTVERTLYLTSIALDYVPGSNSSTPPYGLGLTPARGQRAQRFECRGGMRLDDGRFGDAIDFFGARFVLTEEQEISLRRIQTPEFRFVGERLERGRVVVSGAKVVKLVDTSTSWPGPGGVSIQGFVYETLAPRGHFPLARRLEWVEAATPEYSPEPYERLAAVLRASGEDADARQVLLAKQRRRRGTLPPAAKAWGYLQDWTVVYGYRPGRAALWMAVLWAAGALLFSRHRPPPIKENEHPEWDAALYALDLLLPVIDLGQQAQWKVDGGWQWGAAALILLGWILATTVAAGASRVLRRG
- a CDS encoding LON peptidase substrate-binding domain-containing protein, which produces MTTVRLPLFPLNSVLFPGLVLPLNIFEERYRAMMRELLKTSEDEPRRFAVVAIRDGREVAPTAPGLPDQTALPERGPAAGFGADPVQAFHRVGCIADAATIREREDGSFEVLATGTSRVRLLSVDSSGPFLTAELEELPEDAGEGAGALAEGVLRAFRNYQKRLAGARERSLTGAELPDDPSVVSYLVAAAAVLDVPAKQRLLQAPDTATRLAEELKLLRAETAVLRHLPSLPAVDLTRTPTSPN
- the ybaK gene encoding Cys-tRNA(Pro) deacylase, which produces MAKKSKQATAGTPAIAALTAAGVAFTTHAYEHDPAHPSYGEEAAQALGVSPAQVFKTLVADVDGALTVAVVPVSGSLDLKALAAAVGGKRAAMADPVLAERTTGYVRGGISPLGQRRPLRTVLDASAAAHATICCSAGRRGLEIELSPTDLTTLTNATVAPIARP